A genomic region of Raphanus sativus cultivar WK10039 chromosome 6, ASM80110v3, whole genome shotgun sequence contains the following coding sequences:
- the LOC108811081 gene encoding protein kinase PINOID, giving the protein MLRESDGEMSLETTNSPISSGTESCSSFSRLSFDAPPSTTATIPEEESFLSLKPHRSSDFAYAEIRRRRKHGLTFRDFRLMRRIGAGDIGTVYLCRLAGDEEESRRSYFAMKVVDKEALALKKKMHRAEMEKKILKMLDHPFLPTLYAEFEASHFSCIVMEYCSGGDLHSLRHRQPDGRFSLSSARFYAAEVLVALEYLHMLGIIYRDLKPENILVRSDGHIMLSDFDLSLCSDSIAAVESSSSSPENNQPRSSPRRLTRLAKLFHRVLRSKKVQTLEPNRLFVAEPVTARSGSFVGTHEYVAPEVASGGSHGNAVDWWAFGVFLYEIIYGRTPFAAPTNDVILRNIVKRQLSFPTDTPATMFELHARSLISGLLNKDPTKRLGSRRGAAEVKVHPFFKGLNFALIRTLTPPEIPSDVKRPKKAATFSGRSSSKPAAFDFF; this is encoded by the exons ATGTTACGAGAATCAGACGGTGAGATGAGCTTAGAGACGACGAACTCGCCTATCAGCAGCGGGACAGAGAGTTGCAGCAGTTTCAGCCGCTTATCTTTCGACGCGCCGCCGTCTACCACCGCGACCATCCCCGAGGAAGAGAGCTTCCTCTCTCTCAAACCTCACCGCTCCTCCGACTTCGCCTACGCAGAGATCCGCCGGCGGCGCAAGCACGGCCTCACCTTCAGAGATTTCCGCCTCATGCGACGTATCGGCGCCGGAGACATCGGGACAGTGTACCTATGCCGTCTCGCCGGAGACGAAGAAGAGAGCCGGAGGTCGTATTTCGCGATGAAGGTCGTGGACAAAGAAGCGCTTgcgttgaagaagaagatgcacagagctgagatggagaagaagattttGAAGATGCTCGACCACCCGTTTTTGCCGACCCTTTACGCAGAGTTCGAAGCTTCGCATTTCTCTTGCATCGTCATGGAGTATTGCTCCGGCGGAGACTTGCACTCGCTTCGTCACAGACAGCCCGACGGCAGATTCTCCCTTTCCTCTGCCag ATTTTACGCTGCCGAAGTTCTAGTGGCGTTAGAATATCTACACATGCTGGGCATCATCTACAGAGATCTCAAGCCTGAAAATATCCTAGTTAGATCCGACGGTCACATCATGCTCTCTGACTTTGACCTCTCCCTATGCTCCGACTCGATCGCAGCCGTCGAATCCTCCTCATCCTCCCCTGAGAATAATCAACCCCGTTCTTCCCCGCGCCGACTCACGCGTCTCGCCAAGCTTTTCCACCGCGTCCTGCGGTCCAAAAAGGTTCAGACGCTAGAACCCAACCGTCTCTTCGTTGCCGAACCGGTTACCGCCCGGTCCGGTTCTTTCGTTGGTACGCACGAGTACGTTGCACCAGAAGTCGCCTCCGGTGGGTCCCACGGGAATGCCGTTGACTGGTGGGCCTTTGGAGTGTTCCTCTACGAGATTATCTACGGCCGGACTCCGTTCGCCGCGCCGACGAACGACGTCATCCTCCGTAACATCGTGAAAAGACAGTTGAGTTTCCCGACCGATACGCCGGCGACGATGTTCGAGCTTCACGCGCGGAGTTTGATATCCGGGCTGCTCAACAAGGATCCGACCAAAAGGCTCGGGTCACGGCGAGGAGCGGCGGAGGTTAAAGTGCATCCGTTTTTCAAAGGTCTGAACTTTGCGCTTATCCGTACGTTGACTCCGCCGGAGATTCCTTCCGACGTAAAAAGACCGAAGAAGGCGGCGACGTTTAGTGGTAGGAGTAGTAGCAAACCAGCGGCGTTCGATTTCTTTTGA
- the LOC130495864 gene encoding uncharacterized protein LOC130495864 — protein sequence MADSSPDEVIAGINKNLLEAYKAEEAFWKQRSRLMWLALGDKNTAFFHAVSKGRKARNKLTVMENTEGLPVYEEEQIAAEIEQYFSEIFTSVGSNSEEVVSKALSVRVSATTNQSLISIPTEKEIKKALFAIHPDKAPGPDGFSASFFQANWDAVKSAVVEEIRLFFITGKMPDTINETHVRLIPKIQNALKVSEFRPIALCNVYYKIISKLLSLRLRPILNDIISENQSAFLPGRAIADNVLITHEILHYLKGSEAKKHCYIAVKTDMSKAYDRLEWGFIRLVFEKLGFDGIWINWVMECITTVSYSFLVNDSALGHVTPERGIRQGDPLSPYIFILCGEVLSGLCQAGQQNGELTGVKIGQQCPRINHLLFADDTMFFTKASPDCCSYLIATLKEYESASGQLINASKSSISFSSKTPQETRDRVKNILGIEKEGGVGKYLGLPELFSRKKRDVFSSIVDKIKIRASSWSTRRLSAAGKLTMLKSVLSAIPTYSMSCFPLPVGLCKQIQSALTRFWWDQDPAVKKICWVSWDSLTQHKDEGGLGFREIQDFNVAMLAKNAWRILTSPSSLLARLLLGKYCHSTSFLSATCPKSASHGWRGVIAGCQLLKLQLGKAIGNGNTTKVWTDSWLSTTERLTPFGPPTEATRDLFVADLIQRGTGEWNRHLVESILPELAPLVYLIKPSRLDAEDSFCWLKTKSGIYSVKSGYYARRDETTQDLPLQPLLQDFNWRKFVWREETSPKLKLFLWKLCRGALPLGVNLQHRGIETNGNCPHCLEPETELHLFFLCPFAKQVWEAAPFTTPPDFATITTLHDAFLIMSTLLCVPPTGISSSLTSWLLWSIWTSRNTLVFDCRSQSAKAVMEKTVPAAREWILAQSEFKPTRHQSILLPEATLPPPNTFVCNTDGAWMASQRAGLGWVIANQEQSYISEGSQAVFHVSSPLMAEALAMREALQEAKRNSIHNVWCKTDSQELARAINSKSYSVELFGVLMDIEFLSTAFAFFSVSFVSRENNSAADSLAKFALHNSIATLF from the coding sequence ATGGCGGACTCATCACCGGACGAAGTCATTGCAGGGATTAATAAGAatctccttgaagcctacaaGGCAGAAGAGGCCTTTTGGAAACAGAGAAGTAGACTCATGTGGCTGGCTCTGGGAGACAAGAACACAGCCTTCTTTCATGCAGTTTCAAAAGGACGCAAAGCACGTAATAAGCTCACAGTCATGGAAAATACTGAAGGGCTTCCTGTCTACGAAGAGGAACAGATAGCGGCGGAGATCGAACAATACTTCTCGGAGATATTTACCTCTGTCGGGTCCAACAGTGAAGAAGTGGTGTCAAAGGCGTTATCGGTACGCGTCTCTGCAACAACAAACCAGTCTCTAATTTCGATCCCGACAGAGAAGGAGATTAAGAAAGCACTGTTTGCAATCCACCCCGACAAAGCACCAGGTCCGGATGGCTTCTCAGCCTCCTTCTTTCAGGCTAACTGGGACGCGGTGAAGAGTGCTGTAGTGGAGGAGATCCGCCTTTTCTTCATCACCGGGAAAATGCCGGATACGATCAACGAAACACACGTCCGCCTCATCCCAAAGATTCAGAATGCGCTCAAAGTCTCGGAGTTTAGACCTATTGCTTTATGCAACGTCTATTATAAGATCATATCCAAGCTTCTCTCCCTCCGTCTACGCCCCATCCTCAATGATATCATCTCCGAGAACCAATCAGCCTTCCTTCCGGGCCGAGCTATAGCTGATAATGTACTTATCACTCATGAGATCCTCCACTACTTGAAGGGATCGGAAGCAAAGAAGCACTGTTATATAGCGGTGAAAACCGATATGAGCAAAGCCTACGATAGGCTTGAATGGGGCTTCATCCGTTTGGTGTTTGAGAAACTTGGTTTTGATGGTATTTGGATCAATTGGGTGATGGAGTGCATAACGACAGTCTCCTACTCCTTTCTGGTTAATGATTCTGCTCTAGGACACGTAACACCGGAACGAGGCATCCGGCAAGGCGACCCCCTCTCCCCGTATATCTTCATTCTATGCGGAGAAGTTCTATCCGGTTTGTGTCAAGCGGGACAGCAAAATGGGGAACTCACGGGGGTGAAAATTGGCCAGCAGTGCCCGAGGATCAATCACCTACTGTTTGCGGACGATACTATGTTCTTCACCAAAGCCTCCCCCGACTGTTGTTCTTACCTCATCGCCACTTTAAAGGAGTATGAAAGTGCTTCGGGACAGCTAATTAACGCCTCTAAATCATCAATCTCTTTCTCGTCAAAGACACCACAGGAGACCCGAGATCGGGTCAAAAACATCCTTGGTATTGAGAAGGAGGGAGGTGTAGGCAAGTACCTCGGCCTCCCGGAGCTGTTCTCTAGGAAGAAACGTGATGTGTTTTCATCGATCGTTGATAAAATCAAGATCCGCGCATCATCCTGGTCCACTCGACGGTTATCTGCTGCGGGTAAGCTAACCATGCTGAAGTCGGTCCTCTCCGCTATTCCGACATACTCCATGTCATGCTTTCCACTACCGGTTGGGTTATGTAAACAGATCCAATCTGCACTTACCCGGTTCTGGTGGGATCAAGATCCCGCCGTAAAGAAGATATGTTGGGTATCTTGGGATTCACTTACACAGCATAAGGATGAGGGGGGACTTGGATTCCGAGAAATACAAGATTTCAACGTAGCGATGCTAGCTAAGAACGCATGGCGTATACTGACTTCCCCATCGAGCCTCCTTGCTCGGCTTCTTTTAGGGAAATACTGTCATAGTACTAGCTTCCTCTCTGCTACCTGTCCGAAATCAGCTTCACATGGATGGCGAGGCGTAATTGCGGGATGTCAACTTCTCAAGCTACAATTGGGCAAAGCCATTGGTAATGGTAATACAACTAAGGTGTGGACCGACTCTTGGTTATCTACTACAGAACGTTTGACCCCTTTCGGACCTCCCACAGAAGCTACGAGAGACCTCTTTGTTGCGGATTTGATTCAGCGAGGAACTGGGGAATGGAACCGCCACCTAGTGGAATCTATTCTCCCGGAACTAGCGCCCTTAGTCTACCTAATCAAGCCAAGCAGGCTTGATGCAGAGGACTCTTTCTGTTGGCTAAAGACAAAGTCTGGCATCTACAGTGTCAAGTCCGGCTACTACGCCCGACGTGATGAAACTACACAAGACCTCCCGCTACAACCGCTCCTACAAGACTTCAACTGGAGAAAGTTTGTATGGCGAGAAGAGACTTctcctaaactcaaactcttcTTATGGAAGCTCTGTCGCGGCGCCCTCCCCCTTGGAGTTAACTTGCAACACAGAGGAATTGAAACAAATGGAAACTGCCCCCATTGTTTAGAACCAGAAACAGAacttcatctcttcttcctgtGCCCGTTTGCAAAACAGGTCTGGGAGGCAGCTCCATTTACGACGCCACCGGACTTCGCCACCATCACGACACTCCATGATGCGTTTCTGATCATGTCGACCCTTCTATGCGTACCTCCGACCGGAATCAGCAGCAGTCTCACGTCGTGGTTACTATGGAGCATATGGACATCCCGCAATACACTGGTGTTTGATTGCAGGTCCCAATCAGCGAAGGCAGTGATGGAGAAGACGGTACCGGCAGCCAGAGAATGGATCCTTGCCCAATCTGAGTTCAAGCCAACGAGACACCAATCTATCCTGCTACCTGAAGCAACGCTCCCTCCTCCTAATACTTTCGTATGCAACACGGATGGGGCATGGATGGCGTCACAACGAGCAGGTCTAGGATGGGTGATCGCGAACCAGGAGCAAAGCTACATATCGGAGGGTTCTCAGGCAGTCTTTCATGTTTCATCACCCCTCATGGCGGAAGCGCTGGCTATGAGGGAAGCTCTCCAAGAAGCTAAGCGCAACTCTATTCACAACGTCTGGTGTAAAACCGACTCTCAGGAGCTCGCAAGAGCTATCAACTCGAAGTCATATTCGGTGGAGCTTTTCGGAGTTCTCATGGATATCGAGTTTCTATCCACTGCATTTGctttcttttctgtttcttttgttAGCCGAGAGAACAATTCAGCAGCTGACTCTCTGGCCAAGTTTGCTCTCCATAACTCTATTGCTACCTTGTTTTGA